In the genome of Campylobacter helveticus, the window TCATACAATACCTAGACAAGGCGAACGGAATCAACTTAGAATATGGAAGCTTTAGAGAAATTCAAATTTTAAGAAATAATAAGGTGATTAGAAATATAGACCTATACGACTTCTTGCTTAAGGGACAATTAGAACTTTTCCCTTTTAGAAGTGGTGATGTTATCTTAGTGGGAAATGTCGCCACATACGCTTTTGTCAGTGGCGATGTGCAAAAACCTTTTAGATTCGAACTTGGAAGCGATATTAAAACGCTTAATGATTTGGCTAGAATTTCAGGCGCAAAACCTATCGTTACAAATGCTGTTGTAAGAAGCTATGGCGATGAGCATAAGCTTGAGGTCAAAGCTTTTAACAAAACACATTTTCCTCAAGTTCCTATAAGAACAGGTGATGAAGTGGAATTCCGTCCTGAATACATCACAACAAACATCAGCGTTAAAATTCGCGGAGAACACGATGGACTAGGAACGCTAGTAGTAAAAAAAGGCACAACTTTGGAGGATATTTCAAGGCTCGTTATGGCAAATTCAATGTCCAATATGAAAGCGTTGCAAGTCTTTAGAAAAAGTGTCGCAAGAACACAAAAAGAACTAATAGCCGCACAGCTTAAAGAGCTTGAAACCTTAGCTCTCACCAGCTCATCTGTCAATTCCGAACAAGCAGCAATCCGTGCAACTCAAGCCAAAACCATACTCGAATTTATAGAAAGAGCGAAAAAAGCCGAGCCTAGAGGGCAAATTGTCATCGATGACGCTAAAGCTTACAAAACTTTAGTGCTAGAAGATGGCGACACTATCAATATCCCAAGCAAAAATAATCTTGTCATAGTCCAGGGCGAAGTATCCCTGCCGGGAGCTTTTGTCTATGGCAAAAAAGAAAATTTAAAATACTACATCGACTTAGCAGGAGGTTATAGCGATAGAGCGGATACCTCAAAGGTGCTTGTCATACGCACGAACGGCAAAGCGGAAAAATATCGCTCGGGCATCGATGTCAAAGCGGGA includes:
- a CDS encoding polysaccharide biosynthesis/export family protein gives rise to the protein MKKIVLLLTGFILAFGAVDVSQIVGINEGPTYDSNTSSAYSNQSYKSENNASASSTNPTQIPVFGSHLFSGNFKNFTQRVYNPDYKIAVGDQISLKIWGAVEFAQVLVVDSQGNIFIPKVGAVNLLGVKNSSLVPVIKSAVNKIYKNNVFVYADMNAYQNVSVFVTGSVNAPGLYQGLSSDSIIQYLDKANGINLEYGSFREIQILRNNKVIRNIDLYDFLLKGQLELFPFRSGDVILVGNVATYAFVSGDVQKPFRFELGSDIKTLNDLARISGAKPIVTNAVVRSYGDEHKLEVKAFNKTHFPQVPIRTGDEVEFRPEYITTNISVKIRGEHDGLGTLVVKKGTTLEDISRLVMANSMSNMKALQVFRKSVARTQKELIAAQLKELETLALTSSSVNSEQAAIRATQAKTILEFIERAKKAEPRGQIVIDDAKAYKTLVLEDGDTINIPSKNNLVIVQGEVSLPGAFVYGKKENLKYYIDLAGGYSDRADTSKVLVIRTNGKAEKYRSGIDVKAGDSILVLPKVDSQNLQIFSMLTQILYQIAIATNVVVNL